The following proteins come from a genomic window of Salvia hispanica cultivar TCC Black 2014 chromosome 4, UniMelb_Shisp_WGS_1.0, whole genome shotgun sequence:
- the LOC125219574 gene encoding haloacid dehalogenase-like hydrolase domain-containing protein Sgpp, with translation MTISSADGTSLLQLAPLEAVLFDVDGTLCDTDPLHYDAFREMLLEIGFNGGVPIDEEYFIANIAGKHNEDIASILFPDNHERGVKFLEDKEAMFRRMVKDKIQPVKGLYKLKKWIEDHGLKRAAVTNAPKENAELMISLLGLSDFFEVVILGSDCEHAKPYPDPYLKALEILKVSKEHTCIFEDSVSGIKAGVAAGVKTFGLTTRNPAELLMQAKPSLLIKDYEDSKLWSVLDELDKKAKA, from the exons ATGACGATCTCTTCAGCTGACGG AACTTCTCTGCTGCAACTTGCTCCACTTGAAGCGGTATTATTTGATGTTGATGGCACATTGTGTGATACAGACCCCCTTCATTATGATGCCTTTCGTGAGATGCTTCTAGAG ATTGGATTCAATGGCGGTGTTCCAATTGACGAGGAATATTTTATAGCAAATATTGCTGGGAAACACAATGAAGACATTGCTTCGATCCTTTTTCCAGATAATCATGAGAGGGGTGTGAAATTTTTAGAAGACAAGGAAGCAATGTTCAGAAG GATGGTTAAGGATAAAATACAGCCGGTTAAAGGCTTATATAAACTCAAGAAGTGGATTGAAGATCATGGATTGAAGCGAGCTGCTGTTACCAACGCTCCCAAAGAAAATGCAGAGTTGATGATCTCATTGCTTGGACTGTCAGATTTCTTCGAAGTTGTTATTCTCGGTAGTGACTGTGAACATGCAAAACCATACCCGGATCCCTATTTGAAGGCACTTGAAATTCTCAAGGTGTCAAAGGAGCACACCTGTATATTCGAG GATTCAGTATCTGGAATAAAAGCCGGGGTTGCGGCTGGGGTAAAAACTTTTGGCTTGACGACTAGGAACCCAGCAGAATTACTGATGCAAGCAAAGCCATCTCTTCTCATCAAAGACTACGAAGACTCGAAGCTTTGGAGTGTACTCGACGAGCTCGATAAAAAGGCCAAGGCATAG